Proteins encoded together in one Miscanthus floridulus cultivar M001 chromosome 16, ASM1932011v1, whole genome shotgun sequence window:
- the LOC136513196 gene encoding uncharacterized protein, whose protein sequence is MLWERSRIVMDDGGGVDDFTFAAAQPPPRLLSAGSGGGCMGPPLLYPVFGRPRSPPRAAPAPEPETATARVPLGRLLLVDRDPSPPPPPAPADDVDDDEGLDSVPVEMFSPWSPGWSAAAASSSPARCKKSGSTGSVLRWRPRLAVGRSQSDGKEKFVFLSTASSGGWFGRRNQKGRGAVEGAASAGSAGGGGAHAWSYYVNNNMGGGERRRRSFLPYKQDLVGLFANAAVFRRSYLPF, encoded by the coding sequence ATGCTTTGGGAGCGCAGCAGGATCGTCATGGACGACGGCGGTGGCGTTGACGACTTCACCTTCGCCGCCGCCCAGCCGCCTCCTCGTCTACTATCtgcaggcagcggcggcggttgcATGGGCCCGCCGCTGCTGTACCCAGTCTTCGGCCGGCCGAGGTCCCCGCCGCGGGCTGCTCCGGCCCCGGAGCCAGAGACGGCCACCGCGCGGGTGCCGCTAGGACGGCTTCTGCTCGTGGACAGGGatccgtcgccaccgccgccgccagcgcccgcggacgacgtcgacgacgacgaaggCCTCGACTCGGTGCCGGTGGAGATGTTCTCCCCCTGGTCCCCCGGGTGGTCGGCCGCGGCGGCGTCCTCCTCCCCGGCGCGGTGCAAGAAGAGCGGCTCCACGGGGTCCGTGCTCCGCTGGCGGCCCCGGCTCGCCGTCGGGCGTAGCCAGAGCGACGGCAAGGAGAAGTTCGTCTTCTTGAGCACCGCCTCCTCCGGCGGGTGGTTCGGGCGCCGGAACCAGAAGGGGCGAGGCGCCGTGGAGGGTGCTGCCAGCGCCGGCTCCGCTGGAGGTGGTGGTGCCCACGCCTGGAGCTATTACGTCAACAATAATATGGGCGGCGGCGAGCGGCGCCGGAGGTCGTTCCTGCCATACAAGCAGGACCTTGTCGGGCTGTTCGCCAACGCCGCCGTGTTCCGCCGGAGCTACCTCCCGTTCTGA